In Saccharothrix syringae, the following are encoded in one genomic region:
- a CDS encoding amidohydrolase yields the protein MDVERCHAVVDAELEALGDRLRAVASALHADPETAFAEHRAADRLCAELAAGGFEVERGVAGMGTAFVGRAGRGGGPRVALLLEYDALPGLGHACGHNLIAAAGLGAALALRPVSADLPGTVLAVGTPAEEGGGGKVRQVAAGLFDGVDAALMFHPGAQSWRWAPLTAQVELRVTVHGRAAHPTGNPTEGLDALAALIQVFNSLGALRQRLPTGSHVQGIITRGGEATNIVPALAEGRFGLRALTTEELARLVDQVTDVVRGTGLATGTSVEVEPTRAPYAHFRDNSVLSGLFARHLADAGIALTEPTPGVFLGSSDIGNVSVVTPAIHPFVAIVDAGTSDHTPEFATAAGSAHGQDVMLAAARALAHTAVDVLGRPEVTEEAWAEFRR from the coding sequence GTGGACGTGGAGCGGTGCCACGCGGTGGTGGACGCGGAACTGGAGGCCCTGGGCGACCGGCTGCGGGCGGTGGCCTCGGCCCTGCACGCCGACCCGGAGACGGCCTTCGCCGAGCACCGGGCGGCCGACCGGCTGTGCGCGGAGCTGGCGGCGGGCGGTTTCGAGGTCGAGCGCGGCGTGGCCGGGATGGGCACGGCGTTCGTGGGCCGGGCCGGGCGGGGCGGCGGGCCGAGGGTGGCGCTGCTGCTGGAGTACGACGCGCTGCCCGGCCTGGGTCACGCGTGCGGGCACAACCTGATCGCGGCCGCCGGGCTCGGCGCGGCGCTGGCCCTGCGGCCGGTGTCGGCGGATCTGCCCGGCACGGTGCTGGCCGTGGGCACGCCCGCCGAGGAGGGCGGCGGCGGCAAGGTCCGGCAGGTGGCGGCCGGGCTGTTCGACGGGGTGGACGCGGCGCTGATGTTCCACCCCGGCGCGCAGAGCTGGCGGTGGGCGCCGCTGACCGCTCAGGTGGAGCTGCGGGTGACCGTGCACGGGCGGGCCGCGCACCCCACCGGCAACCCCACCGAGGGCCTGGACGCGCTCGCCGCGCTGATCCAGGTGTTCAACAGCCTCGGCGCGCTGCGCCAGCGGCTGCCGACGGGGTCGCACGTCCAGGGCATCATCACGCGCGGCGGCGAGGCGACCAACATCGTGCCCGCCCTGGCCGAGGGCCGGTTCGGGCTGCGCGCGCTGACCACCGAGGAGCTGGCGCGGCTGGTCGACCAGGTCACCGACGTGGTGCGGGGCACCGGGCTGGCCACCGGGACGTCGGTCGAGGTCGAGCCCACTCGCGCGCCCTACGCGCACTTCCGCGACAACTCCGTGCTGTCGGGGCTGTTCGCGCGGCACCTGGCGGACGCGGGCATCGCGCTGACCGAGCCGACGCCCGGCGTGTTCCTCGGGTCCTCCGACATCGGCAACGTCAGCGTGGTGACCCCCGCGATCCACCCGTTCGTGGCCATCGTGGACGCCGGCACCTCCGACCACACCCCCGAGTTCGCCACCGCCGCCGGCAGCGCGCACGGCCAGGACGTGATGCTGGCCGCCGCCCGGGCCCTCGCCCACACCGCGGTCGACGTGCTGGGCCGCCCCGAGGTCACCGAGGAGGCGTGGGCCGAGTTCCGCCGGTGA
- a CDS encoding GNAT family N-acetyltransferase yields the protein MGAAPVLREAVRADVPRIAELMRRSVLELFPRFHDERETAAAAEYLTVPDVVLIDDGTYYVVHEDGGDIIACGGWSRRDKLYTGSGARPGEDRLLDPATEPARVRAMFVRGDRARRGLGRALLGSCERAARAAGFRSMVLMATLPGEPLYRAFGFREVARADVPLPDGTVLAGVSMEYPLA from the coding sequence ATGGGGGCTGCGCCGGTGTTGCGGGAGGCGGTCCGGGCGGACGTGCCGCGGATCGCCGAGCTGATGCGGCGGTCGGTGCTGGAGCTGTTCCCGCGCTTCCACGACGAGCGCGAGACCGCGGCGGCGGCCGAGTACCTGACCGTGCCCGACGTCGTGCTCATCGACGACGGCACCTACTACGTCGTGCACGAGGACGGCGGCGACATCATCGCCTGCGGCGGCTGGAGCAGGCGCGACAAGCTCTACACCGGCTCCGGCGCCCGTCCCGGCGAGGACCGGCTGCTCGACCCCGCCACCGAGCCCGCGCGGGTGCGGGCGATGTTCGTGCGCGGCGACCGGGCCCGCCGGGGCCTGGGTCGCGCGCTGCTCGGCTCGTGCGAGCGCGCGGCGCGGGCGGCGGGGTTCCGGTCGATGGTGCTGATGGCGACCCTGCCCGGTGAGCCGCTGTACCGGGCGTTCGGGTTCCGCGAGGTGGCGCGGGCGGACGTGCCGCTGCCCGACGGCACGGTGCTGGCCGGCGTGTCGATGGAGTACCCGCTGGCCTGA
- a CDS encoding PP2C family protein-serine/threonine phosphatase — translation MADGFGARGAPLSSAAVGAIAALDAPVPAGELLNALADAVHRAGAVVADDLAAHPADGCTGTTLTALVLSGSRLGLVHVGDARVYLLRGGALFRITHDHTVVQGMIAEGRLTEEEARSHPQRALLVRALHGRAVDPDLALHDALPGDRYLLATDGLHAVVPEDAIRDALVGAPDPGEATGRLVDLVTGGGAPDNVVCVVADVVAAA, via the coding sequence GTGGCCGACGGCTTCGGGGCGCGCGGCGCGCCGCTCAGCTCGGCGGCGGTGGGGGCGATCGCCGCCCTGGACGCGCCGGTGCCGGCGGGCGAGCTGCTCAACGCGCTGGCCGACGCGGTCCACCGGGCCGGGGCCGTCGTCGCCGACGACCTGGCCGCGCACCCCGCCGACGGGTGCACCGGCACCACGCTGACCGCGCTGGTGCTGTCCGGGTCGCGGCTGGGCCTGGTCCACGTCGGCGACGCGCGGGTGTACCTGCTGCGCGGCGGCGCGCTGTTCCGCATCACCCACGACCACACGGTCGTGCAGGGGATGATCGCGGAGGGCCGGCTGACCGAGGAGGAGGCGCGCAGCCACCCGCAGCGGGCCCTGCTGGTCCGGGCCCTGCACGGCCGGGCCGTCGACCCCGACCTGGCGCTGCACGACGCCCTGCCGGGCGACCGCTACCTGCTGGCCACGGACGGCCTGCACGCCGTGGTGCCGGAGGACGCCATCAGGGACGCGCTGGTCGGCGCGCCCGACCCGGGCGAGGCGACCGGGCGGCTGGTCGACCTGGTCACCGGCGGCGGCGCGCCGGACAACGTGGTGTGCGTGGTGGCCGACGTGGTCGCCGCCGCCTAG
- a CDS encoding SGNH/GDSL hydrolase family protein encodes MSALRYAALGDSFTEGVGDELPDGSPRGWADLVAAGLATGRGETVHYANFAVRGRLLEPIATTQLDAALALDPQPTLITFNGGGNDMMRPGIDPARLVALTERAVRRCLDAGVRLVLLSGPDPSARLPLGRVIHRRGAALTVAIERLAARYDVLYVGMFGDAEIRRPEYWAPDRLHLNSAGHRRVASRVLTALGHPQPAHAVEPGPAATRGLMAEARYYREHVLPWVNRRLRGISSGDDEPGKHQDWTPVEAMPRV; translated from the coding sequence GTGAGCGCCCTGCGCTACGCCGCGCTCGGCGACAGCTTCACCGAGGGCGTCGGCGACGAGCTGCCCGACGGCTCGCCGCGCGGCTGGGCCGACCTGGTCGCGGCCGGGCTGGCCACCGGGCGCGGCGAGACCGTGCACTACGCCAACTTCGCCGTGCGCGGCCGCCTGCTGGAGCCCATCGCCACCACGCAGCTCGACGCCGCGCTGGCGCTGGACCCGCAACCCACGCTGATCACGTTCAACGGCGGCGGCAACGACATGATGCGCCCCGGCATCGACCCGGCGCGGCTGGTCGCGCTCACCGAGCGGGCGGTCCGGCGCTGCCTGGACGCCGGCGTCCGGCTGGTGCTGCTCAGCGGGCCGGACCCGTCGGCGCGGCTGCCGCTCGGGCGGGTGATCCACCGGCGGGGCGCGGCGCTGACGGTGGCGATCGAGCGGCTGGCGGCGCGGTACGACGTGCTGTACGTGGGCATGTTCGGCGACGCCGAGATCCGGCGGCCCGAGTACTGGGCGCCGGACCGGCTGCACCTCAACAGCGCGGGGCACCGGCGGGTCGCCTCGCGCGTGCTCACCGCGCTGGGGCACCCGCAGCCGGCGCACGCGGTCGAGCCGGGGCCCGCGGCGACCCGCGGCCTGATGGCCGAGGCCCGCTACTACCGCGAGCACGTGCTGCCGTGGGTGAACCGCCGCCTGCGCGGCATCTCCTCCGGCGACGACGAACCGGGCAAGCACCAGGACTGGACCCCGGTGGAAGCCATGCCCCGCGTCTGA
- a CDS encoding ATP-binding SpoIIE family protein phosphatase yields MTADPATRRGHDFATFGLADMVEVAAALRAAAERAPGFVPAAEAVVRLLRENFVDERGEQVLRLVRLFATRRFADLAEDARRDVLEALPGPPGDDLRCLTLEATAGDDPAPGHRVVPLPSADAVPVAPMISTLVAELGVRPEDVVAGGVDGGQGRFGVFHVPAAAGGDRAFLAEKGIASVLGFGGVLPNGDLFCVVLSSRVPIPAEAAELFRAVAVSVRAGLLAHPWSAAGEAGLAAQRDALREHLEVLEDVARTQAAELEGALQDTRAEAELVDVLQVVGQRLTAQLDLDALVQDATDAATKATAASFGAFFYNLVDQYGESYTLYTISGVPREAFAAFPMPRNTAVFEPTFKGVGTVRSDDITADPRYGLSEPYRGMPPGHLPVRSYLAVPVISPSSQEVLGGFFFGHAEPGRFTARHQQLAEGIAGYAAIALDNARLFARQRTMATELARSMLPTVPEVPDLEITSRYLPAATGSEVGGDWFDVVELPGGRTAFVIGDVVGRGVTAAAVMGQIRTAVRSYALLDLPPADVLAHVSNLADSTPGATFITCLYAVHDPVENTLTCANAGHLPAVLILPDGTARQVGAGLGMPLGVGEVFRQEHTPFPPGASLALYTDGLVENRHRDLTTGIDALVEGLRALAGHLAPEDACDELIHRLTGGRHDDDVALLHVRHVAGHRRVATMPLEAHPGVPALARAFVAERLEEWELTDVLDAALTVTSELVTNAVKHTEDPGTLRLHHDGGRLTVDVVDRGVDRPRLFEAHPEGEGRRGLHLVNALAARWGTRSTLDGKVVWAEIPAPAGRVRCP; encoded by the coding sequence ATGACCGCCGACCCGGCCACCCGGCGCGGCCACGACTTCGCCACCTTCGGGCTCGCCGACATGGTGGAGGTGGCCGCCGCCCTGCGCGCGGCCGCCGAGCGGGCACCCGGCTTCGTCCCGGCCGCCGAGGCCGTGGTGCGCCTGCTGCGCGAGAACTTCGTCGACGAGCGCGGCGAACAGGTCCTGCGGCTGGTCCGGCTGTTCGCCACCCGCCGCTTCGCCGACCTCGCCGAGGACGCGCGCCGGGACGTGCTGGAGGCGCTGCCCGGGCCGCCGGGCGACGACCTGCGGTGCCTGACCCTGGAGGCCACCGCCGGGGACGACCCCGCGCCCGGGCACCGCGTGGTCCCGCTGCCCTCCGCCGACGCGGTGCCCGTCGCGCCGATGATCTCCACCCTGGTCGCTGAGCTGGGCGTGCGGCCCGAGGACGTGGTGGCCGGGGGCGTCGACGGCGGTCAGGGCCGGTTCGGCGTGTTCCACGTGCCCGCGGCCGCGGGCGGCGACCGGGCGTTCCTCGCCGAGAAGGGCATCGCCTCGGTCCTCGGGTTCGGCGGGGTGCTGCCCAACGGCGACCTGTTCTGCGTGGTGCTGTCCTCCCGCGTGCCCATCCCCGCCGAGGCCGCCGAGCTGTTCCGGGCCGTCGCGGTCAGCGTCCGCGCCGGGCTGCTCGCCCACCCGTGGAGCGCGGCGGGCGAGGCCGGCCTGGCCGCCCAGCGCGACGCGCTGCGCGAGCACCTGGAGGTCCTGGAGGACGTCGCCCGCACCCAGGCCGCCGAACTGGAGGGCGCCCTCCAGGACACCCGCGCCGAGGCCGAGCTGGTCGACGTGCTCCAGGTGGTCGGGCAGCGGCTGACCGCCCAGCTCGACCTCGACGCGCTGGTCCAGGACGCCACGGACGCGGCGACCAAGGCCACCGCGGCGTCGTTCGGCGCGTTCTTCTACAACCTCGTCGACCAGTACGGCGAGTCCTACACCCTCTACACGATCTCGGGCGTGCCGCGGGAGGCGTTCGCCGCGTTCCCCATGCCGCGCAACACCGCGGTGTTCGAGCCGACGTTCAAGGGCGTCGGCACGGTCCGCTCCGACGACATCACCGCCGACCCCCGCTACGGCCTCAGCGAGCCCTACCGCGGCATGCCGCCGGGGCACCTGCCGGTGCGCAGCTACCTCGCCGTGCCGGTGATCTCGCCGTCGTCGCAGGAGGTGCTGGGCGGCTTCTTCTTCGGCCACGCCGAACCGGGCCGGTTCACCGCGCGCCACCAGCAGCTGGCCGAGGGCATCGCCGGGTACGCGGCCATCGCGCTGGACAACGCCCGGCTGTTCGCCCGCCAGCGCACCATGGCCACCGAGCTGGCGCGCAGCATGCTGCCGACCGTGCCGGAGGTGCCCGACCTGGAGATCACCTCCCGCTACCTGCCCGCCGCCACCGGCTCGGAGGTCGGCGGCGACTGGTTCGACGTGGTCGAGCTGCCCGGCGGGCGGACCGCGTTCGTCATCGGCGACGTCGTGGGCCGCGGCGTCACCGCGGCGGCGGTCATGGGCCAGATCCGGACCGCGGTGCGCTCCTACGCGCTGCTGGACCTGCCGCCCGCCGACGTGCTCGCGCACGTGTCCAACCTCGCCGACAGCACGCCCGGTGCCACCTTCATCACCTGCCTCTACGCCGTGCACGACCCGGTGGAGAACACCCTGACCTGCGCCAACGCCGGTCACCTCCCCGCGGTGCTGATCCTGCCCGACGGCACCGCGCGGCAGGTCGGCGCGGGCCTGGGCATGCCGCTGGGCGTGGGCGAGGTGTTCCGGCAGGAGCACACCCCGTTCCCGCCGGGCGCGAGCCTGGCGCTCTACACCGACGGCCTGGTCGAGAACCGCCACCGGGACCTGACCACGGGCATCGACGCGCTGGTCGAGGGCCTGCGCGCGCTGGCAGGCCACCTCGCGCCGGAGGACGCCTGCGACGAGCTGATCCACCGGCTCACCGGGGGCCGCCACGACGACGACGTGGCCCTGCTGCACGTCCGCCACGTCGCCGGGCACCGGCGGGTGGCCACCATGCCGCTGGAGGCGCACCCCGGCGTCCCGGCACTGGCCCGGGCCTTCGTGGCCGAACGACTCGAGGAGTGGGAGCTGACCGACGTGCTCGACGCCGCCCTGACGGTGACCAGCGAACTCGTGACCAACGCCGTCAAGCACACCGAGGACCCGGGCACGCTCCGGCTCCACCACGACGGCGGTCGGCTGACCGTCGACGTGGTGGACCGCGGCGTCGACCGGCCCAGGCTGTTCGAGGCGCACCCGGAGGGGGAGGGGCGGCGGGGCCTGCACCTGGTCAACGCGCTCGCCGCGCGCTGGGGCACCCGCAGCACCCTGGACGGCAAGGTCGTCTGGGCCGAGATCCCCGCCCCCGCCGGCCGGGTGAGGTGCCCGTGA
- a CDS encoding STAS domain-containing protein — protein sequence MDEALPLSVGVRERDRDTVVSVAGELDYGTTPQLLAVAEPLAARGGALVLDLADLTFCDSSALSALVRLHKASRVAGGSLSLAALRSQVRAAITMTSLDQLLTIVDEVPAGPDGHPRP from the coding sequence GTGGACGAAGCGCTGCCGCTGTCGGTGGGGGTCCGGGAGCGCGACCGGGACACCGTGGTGTCGGTGGCCGGCGAGCTGGACTACGGCACCACCCCGCAGCTCCTCGCCGTCGCCGAACCCCTCGCCGCCCGGGGCGGCGCGCTGGTGCTGGACCTCGCCGACCTCACCTTCTGCGACTCCAGCGCGCTGAGCGCCCTCGTCCGCCTGCACAAGGCCAGCCGGGTGGCCGGCGGCTCGCTCAGCCTGGCCGCGCTGCGCTCCCAGGTCCGGGCGGCGATCACCATGACGTCGCTGGACCAGCTCCTGACCATCGTCGACGAGGTTCCGGCGGGGCCCGACGGGCACCCCCGGCCATGA
- a CDS encoding STAS domain-containing protein encodes MTTPDETTPAEQAGTTTGPWTRVEPLADGQAVVVRVGGDIDQKTADVLDKGLDEGLAKAVEAGALLVVVDLQEVGFVASTGLSSLIRVHNATRDKGLELVVVLPDEHRLSRLLWLTALSRILTVTTSVEQALAQAPRNPA; translated from the coding sequence GTGACAACCCCGGACGAGACGACACCCGCCGAGCAGGCGGGCACCACGACCGGCCCGTGGACGCGGGTCGAGCCGCTGGCCGACGGCCAGGCGGTGGTGGTGCGGGTCGGTGGCGACATCGACCAGAAGACGGCCGACGTGCTGGACAAGGGCCTGGACGAGGGCCTGGCCAAGGCGGTCGAGGCCGGGGCGCTGCTGGTCGTGGTGGACCTGCAGGAGGTGGGCTTCGTCGCCTCGACCGGCCTGTCGTCGCTGATCCGGGTGCACAACGCGACCAGGGACAAGGGCCTGGAGCTGGTCGTGGTGCTGCCGGACGAGCACCGGCTGTCCCGGCTGCTCTGGCTGACCGCGCTGAGCCGCATCCTCACCGTCACCACGTCCGTCGAGCAGGCCCTGGCGCAGGCTCCTCGCAACCCTGCGTGA
- a CDS encoding nuclear transport factor 2 family protein, with protein sequence MAADRSGGGRQPGAAVTAVGVEHVRLSYEYLDRSDIDGYGSLFDADAVLHRPGEQEVRGRAEIEAYQARRHQVDRHHVDDVIAAEGRVAVIGRLVGTGGEVGFADFFLLSEHGLLRSQRTFFFAPAD encoded by the coding sequence ATGGCAGCGGACCGGTCAGGGGGCGGCAGACAGCCCGGTGCCGCGGTCACCGCGGTGGGGGTGGAGCACGTCCGGTTGAGCTACGAGTACCTCGACCGCAGCGACATCGACGGGTACGGGTCGCTGTTCGACGCCGACGCCGTGCTGCACCGGCCCGGTGAGCAGGAGGTGCGGGGCCGCGCGGAGATCGAGGCGTACCAGGCCCGCCGGCACCAGGTCGATCGACACCACGTCGACGACGTGATCGCCGCCGAGGGCCGGGTGGCCGTCATCGGCAGGCTCGTCGGCACCGGGGGCGAAGTCGGTTTTGCCGACTTCTTCCTGTTGAGCGAACACGGGTTGCTTCGGTCCCAGCGGACCTTCTTCTTCGCCCCGGCCGACTGA
- a CDS encoding AfsR/SARP family transcriptional regulator — protein sequence MYRVLGPLYVADGPERIGKVPPGRQQIVLGALLLEANRVVSIDHLIDAIWDDSPPATARTQVQICVSALRSNLAAVDRGNAITTRSPGYLMRVADGELDAHVFARLTAEAEALVRAGDPRAAADLLRQALALWRGPALSGTTSRALLARAARLDEDRLAVLETWLDLELNAGRHRQVVGEIGALVAQHPLRERLRGQLMLALYRSGRQAEALEVYRAGRELLVDELGLEPGGELRRLETAILSGDPALTVRAEAPPVVELPRPAPAPAPEAVVPLQLPADIGDFTGRAALVARALELLAPGGRATRVVALVGKPGIGKSALAVHIAHQLVEEHFPDGQLYCDLGGTRAHPATAADVLGRFLRAMGIPGTSIPDSEDERAEMYRQLVARKRMLVVLDDAAAERQVQALLPGSSTCSVIVTSRARLTGLPGARVLEVEVLDHDEATAMLATVIGPERVAAEPAAATALIRLVGCLPLALRIVAARLAARSSWSLAWMLERLSDERRRLDELAHGEMMVRASLALTYDGLDVASRRLLRLLGALDGLSFPTWVAAALLDVDLMGAADLLERLVDAQMLELVAIDVTGTPRYKFHDLIRLFAKEQLEQVEEADERRAALRRVAGGWLALAGEAHARVYGGDFTSLHGDAPRWRPSQSYVDRLLADPLVWLESEHPNLCSVVELTAAEGLDEACWDLAVALVTLFEARCYFDDWERTHQQALAAVRAAGNARGEAALLCSLASLQLSWSRARVARDLLGPALRTFEELDDVRGLALARRNLALAHHRLGDNEQAAPVYLAALEGFRSAGDPVGQAYVLAQVAQIDLENGEQELAAGRLYEALDICREFGNQRVEVQVRYRLSDLMARQGRHREAEEALTELLEVVRAGRDIVGEARVLHRLAVVKVALGDPAAAEALLRAALEVRERAMDHGGAAETRAELAVVLAGLGDRAQAVGLLGRAITTFAERNMSAARLRAQQALELIRTG from the coding sequence GTGTACCGGGTCTTGGGGCCCCTGTACGTCGCGGATGGACCCGAACGGATCGGCAAGGTCCCGCCGGGACGCCAGCAGATCGTCCTGGGCGCGCTGCTCCTGGAGGCGAACCGGGTGGTCAGCATCGACCACCTGATCGACGCCATCTGGGACGACTCGCCACCGGCCACCGCGCGCACCCAGGTCCAGATCTGCGTCTCGGCGCTGCGCAGCAACCTGGCGGCCGTCGACCGCGGGAACGCGATCACCACCCGGTCGCCGGGCTACCTGATGCGCGTGGCGGACGGCGAGCTGGACGCGCACGTGTTCGCCCGCCTGACCGCGGAGGCCGAGGCCCTGGTCCGGGCGGGTGACCCGCGCGCCGCCGCGGACCTGCTGCGGCAGGCGCTGGCGCTGTGGCGCGGTCCGGCGCTGAGCGGCACCACCAGCCGCGCGCTGCTGGCCCGCGCCGCCCGGCTGGACGAGGACCGGTTGGCGGTGCTGGAGACCTGGCTGGACCTGGAGCTGAACGCGGGCAGGCACCGCCAGGTGGTGGGCGAGATCGGCGCGCTGGTCGCCCAGCACCCGCTGCGGGAGCGGCTGCGCGGGCAGCTGATGCTGGCGCTGTACCGGTCGGGCAGGCAGGCCGAGGCGCTGGAGGTCTACCGCGCGGGCCGGGAGCTGCTGGTCGACGAGCTGGGCCTGGAACCCGGCGGCGAGCTGCGCCGGCTGGAGACGGCGATCCTCTCCGGCGACCCGGCGCTGACCGTGCGCGCCGAGGCACCGCCCGTCGTCGAACTCCCCCGGCCCGCGCCCGCACCCGCGCCCGAGGCGGTGGTGCCGCTCCAGCTGCCCGCCGACATCGGGGACTTCACCGGCCGCGCCGCGCTGGTCGCCCGCGCGCTGGAGCTGCTGGCGCCCGGCGGGCGCGCGACACGCGTCGTGGCGCTGGTCGGCAAGCCCGGCATCGGCAAGAGCGCGCTGGCCGTCCACATCGCGCACCAACTGGTGGAGGAGCACTTCCCGGACGGCCAGCTGTACTGCGACCTCGGCGGCACCCGCGCCCACCCGGCGACCGCGGCCGACGTGCTCGGCCGGTTCCTGCGCGCCATGGGCATCCCCGGCACCTCCATCCCCGACTCCGAGGACGAGCGCGCCGAGATGTACCGGCAGCTGGTGGCGCGCAAGCGGATGCTCGTCGTGCTCGACGACGCCGCGGCGGAGCGGCAGGTGCAGGCGCTGCTGCCGGGCAGCAGCACGTGCTCGGTGATCGTCACCAGCCGCGCCCGCCTGACCGGGCTGCCGGGCGCGCGGGTGCTGGAGGTCGAGGTGCTCGACCACGACGAGGCCACCGCCATGCTCGCCACGGTCATCGGCCCGGAGCGGGTCGCCGCCGAACCGGCCGCCGCCACCGCGCTGATCCGCCTGGTCGGCTGCCTGCCGCTGGCGCTGCGCATCGTGGCCGCGCGGCTGGCCGCCCGGTCGAGCTGGTCGCTGGCGTGGATGCTGGAGCGCCTGTCCGACGAGCGGCGGCGGCTCGACGAGCTGGCGCACGGCGAGATGATGGTGCGCGCCAGCCTGGCGCTGACCTACGACGGCCTGGACGTGGCGTCGCGCCGGCTGCTGCGGCTGCTGGGCGCGCTGGACGGGCTGAGCTTCCCCACCTGGGTGGCCGCGGCGCTGCTGGACGTGGACCTGATGGGCGCCGCGGACCTGCTGGAGCGGCTGGTCGACGCGCAGATGCTGGAGCTGGTGGCCATCGACGTCACCGGCACGCCGCGCTACAAGTTCCACGACCTGATCCGGTTGTTCGCCAAGGAGCAGCTCGAACAGGTGGAGGAGGCGGACGAGCGGCGCGCCGCGCTGCGCCGGGTCGCGGGCGGCTGGCTGGCCCTGGCCGGCGAGGCGCACGCGCGCGTCTACGGCGGCGACTTCACCTCGCTGCACGGCGACGCGCCGCGCTGGCGCCCATCACAGTCCTATGTGGACCGGCTGTTGGCCGATCCGCTGGTGTGGCTGGAGTCCGAGCACCCGAACCTGTGCTCGGTGGTCGAGCTGACCGCCGCGGAGGGCCTGGACGAGGCGTGCTGGGACCTCGCGGTCGCGCTGGTGACGCTGTTCGAGGCGCGCTGCTACTTCGACGACTGGGAGCGCACGCACCAGCAGGCGCTGGCCGCCGTGCGCGCGGCGGGCAACGCGCGGGGCGAGGCCGCGCTGCTGTGCTCGCTGGCGTCGCTCCAGCTGAGCTGGTCGCGGGCGCGGGTGGCGCGCGACCTGCTGGGCCCCGCGCTGCGCACGTTCGAGGAGCTGGACGACGTGCGCGGGCTGGCCCTGGCCCGGCGCAACCTGGCGCTGGCCCACCACCGACTCGGCGACAACGAGCAGGCCGCGCCGGTCTACCTGGCCGCGCTGGAGGGCTTCCGGTCGGCGGGCGACCCGGTCGGGCAGGCGTACGTGCTGGCCCAGGTGGCGCAGATCGACCTGGAGAACGGCGAGCAGGAGCTGGCCGCCGGGCGGCTGTACGAGGCGCTGGACATCTGCCGCGAGTTCGGCAACCAGCGGGTGGAGGTGCAGGTCCGGTACCGGTTGAGCGACCTGATGGCGCGCCAGGGGCGGCACCGGGAGGCCGAGGAGGCGTTGACCGAGCTGCTGGAGGTGGTCCGCGCCGGGCGCGACATCGTGGGCGAGGCGCGGGTGCTGCACCGGCTGGCGGTGGTGAAGGTGGCCCTGGGCGACCCGGCGGCCGCGGAGGCGCTGCTGCGGGCGGCCCTGGAGGTCCGGGAGCGGGCGATGGACCACGGCGGTGCCGCGGAGACCCGGGCGGAGCTGGCGGTGGTGCTGGCGGGGCTGGGTGACCGCGCTCAGGCGGTCGGCTTGCTGGGCCGGGCGATCACCACGTTCGCGGAGCGCAACATGAGCGCGGCGCGGTTGCGGGCGCAGCAGGCCCTGGAGCTGATCCGGACGGGCTGA